From Paracoccus aminovorans, one genomic window encodes:
- a CDS encoding MFS transporter — protein sequence MAGGPIGDRFGRKPVIWASILGVLPFTLILPHVGLTTTIILSGIIGVTIASTFPAIVVYGQDLMPGRVGMVSGLFFGFIGGIGAAMLGGLADWEGITFVFDLCSVLPVIGILTVLLPDTRERQG from the coding sequence ATCGCAGGCGGTCCCATCGGTGACAGGTTCGGCCGCAAGCCGGTCATCTGGGCCTCGATCCTCGGCGTCTTGCCCTTCACGCTGATCCTGCCGCATGTCGGACTGACGACGACGATCATTCTGAGCGGGATCATTGGCGTGACCATCGCCTCGACCTTTCCGGCCATCGTGGTCTACGGCCAGGATCTGATGCCCGGGCGGGTGGGCATGGTCTCGGGGCTGTTCTTCGGCTTCATCGGAGGGATCGGTGCGGCGATGCTCGGCGGCTTGGCTGACTGGGAGGGCATCACCTTCGTGTTCGACCTGTGCTCGGTCCTGCCGGTGATCGGCATCCTGACCGTGCTTTTGCCCGACACGCGCGAGCGTCAGGGGTAG
- a CDS encoding MFS transporter, translating to MSNTTTAASISGGTAAFSVLGAASLCHFLNDMMQALLPAVYPILQGNFALSFVQVGFLTFVYQLTRSQAVPSVTGSAASRSSGPRSSASCPSR from the coding sequence GTGTCCAATACCACCACAGCAGCATCAATCTCCGGCGGGACGGCTGCCTTTTCCGTCCTCGGCGCCGCCAGTCTGTGCCATTTCCTCAATGACATGATGCAGGCGCTGCTGCCTGCCGTCTATCCCATCCTGCAAGGCAACTTCGCGCTCTCCTTTGTCCAGGTGGGGTTTCTGACCTTTGTCTATCAGCTGACACGATCGCAGGCGGTCCCATCGGTGACAGGTTCGGCCGCAAGCCGGTCATCTGGGCCTCGATCCTCGGCGTCTTGCCCTTCACGCTGA
- a CDS encoding AbrB family transcriptional regulator codes for MEIAVLPKLTWRHPATLALALAGGWVFHMLHLPLAWMLGAMCATMFAALLELPVVTRTRPMRPPFAAILGVTLGATFQPSVFAQGQSLAVLLVAITASTVLCGLAGYQYLRRVAGFDRITAYFAAMPAGLQEMALQGGQAGGDERRIALIHACRVSLLVIFVPLLYGLIYHVDSQKTPLMTRTAGDIAGADWLWLTALAVVGWGVARRLEMPNAPMIGPLLLSASVHLLGWTEASPPHMLIVVAQVVIGSALGSNFVDTKWSLLWQTLRHGLVLVPILCGVCLSAAAVAGPLVGQSFGVVFLTLAPGGTTEMSLIALALHADVALVVSSQLIRILLVNFGATSLFRLRR; via the coding sequence ATGGAGATTGCTGTTCTGCCGAAGCTGACCTGGCGACATCCGGCCACTCTGGCATTGGCGCTGGCGGGAGGATGGGTATTCCATATGCTGCACCTCCCGCTTGCCTGGATGCTGGGCGCGATGTGCGCGACCATGTTCGCCGCCCTGCTGGAACTGCCGGTGGTGACGCGGACCCGACCGATGCGCCCGCCCTTTGCCGCAATCCTCGGGGTGACGCTGGGGGCGACTTTCCAGCCTTCGGTCTTTGCCCAGGGCCAGAGCCTGGCAGTCCTGTTGGTCGCGATCACGGCGTCCACGGTGCTTTGCGGCCTTGCGGGCTATCAGTATCTTCGCCGTGTCGCCGGATTCGACCGGATCACCGCCTATTTCGCCGCGATGCCCGCAGGACTTCAGGAAATGGCGCTGCAAGGCGGACAGGCGGGGGGCGATGAGCGTCGCATCGCCCTGATCCATGCATGCCGGGTGTCGCTGCTGGTGATCTTCGTGCCGTTGCTCTATGGGCTGATCTATCACGTCGATTCCCAGAAAACGCCGCTGATGACCCGGACTGCCGGGGACATCGCGGGCGCGGACTGGCTGTGGCTGACCGCTCTGGCGGTCGTCGGCTGGGGGGTGGCGCGCAGGCTGGAGATGCCTAACGCGCCGATGATCGGTCCGCTGCTGTTGAGCGCCAGCGTCCATCTGCTTGGCTGGACCGAAGCCAGTCCGCCCCATATGCTGATCGTGGTAGCGCAGGTTGTCATCGGTTCGGCGCTGGGGTCGAATTTCGTCGATACCAAATGGAGCCTCCTGTGGCAGACCTTGCGCCACGGGCTTGTGCTGGTACCGATCCTGTGCGGCGTCTGCCTGTCGGCAGCGGCCGTGGCCGGCCCGTTGGTCGGCCAAAGCTTCGGCGTGGTTTTCCTGACGCTTGCCCCGGGCGGAACGACGGAGATGTCATTGATCGCTCTGGCGCTACACGCCGATGTCGCATTGGTCGTTTCCAGCCAACTGATCCGCATATTGTTGGTGAATTTCGGAGCAACAAGTCTGTTTCGCCTTCGGCGATGA
- a CDS encoding 4-oxalomesaconate tautomerase yields the protein MSQKAIPFLMMRGGTSRGLYFGRTDLPENRDRLAQVLIAAVGSGHRYNIDGLGGGVAVTTKVAMLSRSADPKADIDYFFAQVSVTEQRVDFRPTCGNILSGVGPAAIEMGLIRAEAPMTRVRIRAVNTGALVDAVIQTPDWRVTYDGDLAIDGVPGTSAPVQLNFRETVGSVTGMLTPTGQVRDLIDEVAVTCLDVAMPVVIARAESFGLTGTESLEELDANTDFVARREAIRIKAGALMGMGDVSASVTPKFAIMAPGRNGGAASARYFMPQVCHPSMAVTGAQCLAASLLVPGSVTHGLAQAASSPALLVLEHPSGSIDIMVEYAVAHQDRPLVLHSAGIMRTARLLARGEVMIPASVWP from the coding sequence ATGTCGCAAAAAGCCATTCCTTTTCTGATGATGCGGGGCGGCACCTCGCGCGGGTTGTATTTCGGTCGCACCGACCTGCCGGAAAACCGGGACCGGCTGGCGCAGGTGCTCATCGCCGCCGTCGGATCGGGCCATCGATACAATATCGACGGGCTTGGCGGCGGCGTCGCGGTCACCACCAAGGTGGCGATGCTGTCGCGCTCGGCGGACCCCAAGGCCGATATCGACTATTTCTTCGCCCAGGTCTCGGTGACCGAGCAGCGCGTGGATTTCCGACCGACCTGCGGCAATATCCTGTCGGGTGTCGGCCCCGCCGCCATCGAAATGGGACTGATTCGGGCCGAGGCGCCGATGACGCGGGTGCGTATCCGCGCCGTCAATACCGGGGCGTTGGTGGATGCGGTGATCCAGACTCCGGATTGGCGCGTGACCTATGATGGCGATCTGGCCATCGACGGCGTGCCGGGCACCAGCGCACCGGTCCAGCTGAACTTCCGCGAAACGGTCGGATCCGTCACCGGCATGCTGACGCCCACCGGCCAGGTCCGCGATCTGATCGACGAGGTCGCGGTGACCTGTTTGGACGTGGCGATGCCCGTGGTCATCGCCCGCGCCGAATCCTTCGGCCTGACCGGGACCGAGAGCCTTGAGGAGCTGGACGCAAATACCGATTTCGTCGCCCGGCGCGAGGCGATCCGCATCAAGGCCGGAGCGCTGATGGGCATGGGTGACGTTTCGGCCTCGGTGACGCCGAAATTCGCCATCATGGCCCCGGGGCGAAACGGCGGCGCGGCCAGCGCGCGCTATTTCATGCCGCAGGTCTGTCATCCCAGCATGGCAGTGACCGGCGCCCAATGTCTGGCAGCCAGCCTGCTGGTGCCGGGCAGCGTGACCCACGGGCTTGCGCAGGCGGCGTCGAGCCCGGCGCTGCTGGTGCTGGAGCATCCGTCGGGCAGCATCGACATCATGGTCGAATATGCCGTCGCCCACCAGGACAGGCCGCTGGTGCTGCACTCGGCCGGGATCATGCGCACCGCGCGCCTGCTGGCGCGGGGCGAGGTGATGATCCCCGCCTCGGTCTGGCCTTGA
- a CDS encoding glutathione S-transferase family protein has translation MLKVYGRPNSSNAAKVFWLLEQIGQDYDLVPAGRGFGPTDTPEFLALNPFGKVPVVQDGDVTVWESNAVLRYLAKRFDATALWPSDAAGQSRIDRWMDWASISLTPPLTRLRKARAAGRGDDADLPAIVTGFALLDQQLARHDFIAGSELSLADITAAPAVHRWFLLDGERPALPQFEAYARRLAGFPGYVRHIQGLS, from the coding sequence ATGCTGAAGGTTTACGGACGTCCCAACTCCTCGAACGCGGCCAAGGTATTCTGGCTGCTGGAGCAGATCGGACAGGATTATGACCTGGTTCCGGCCGGACGGGGCTTCGGCCCCACCGACACGCCCGAGTTCCTGGCGCTGAACCCGTTTGGCAAGGTGCCGGTGGTACAGGACGGAGACGTCACCGTCTGGGAATCCAACGCGGTGCTGCGCTATCTGGCCAAGCGGTTCGACGCCACCGCGCTTTGGCCTTCGGATGCCGCCGGTCAAAGCCGCATCGACCGCTGGATGGACTGGGCCTCGATCTCGCTGACGCCGCCGTTGACGCGGCTGCGCAAGGCGCGCGCGGCCGGGCGGGGCGACGACGCCGATCTGCCCGCGATCGTGACCGGCTTTGCGCTGCTGGACCAGCAACTGGCGCGGCATGACTTCATCGCCGGGTCGGAGTTGTCGCTGGCCGACATCACCGCCGCGCCTGCGGTCCACCGTTGGTTCCTGCTGGACGGCGAGCGGCCGGCGCTGCCGCAATTCGAGGCCTATGCCCGGCGTCTGGCGGGCTTTCCTGGCTATGTCCGCCACATCCAGGGTCTGAGCTGA
- a CDS encoding MmgE/PrpD family protein, which produces MSFARELSRRALSIRLKTAPAEAAHIGRRALADTVGVALAGANAPYLDALEAVLDTDNAPGQATLWGRGGRRASVLHAALVNGTAAHALDFDDCSTTMGGHPSAPVVPVVLALAELTGAKAGKVIEAWMTGVEVETRLARGLLPHHYEKGWHPTATLGVFGAAAAAGRMFDFDEERMTTALAVTVSMASGLKSNFGTPVKPLHVGQAAHNAIMAALVTQRGMTANPEAFEHNYGFFNLFNGAGTFDADSILDGWDGPMEVLDPGIAIKQHPCCGSAHSAIDAALRIVAREGLLAADAIERIETSTHERRLAHTSRPEPRSGLDAKFSVQFLTAKALTTGRIRLADFDDASFLTPDLAGLLTRVASTGHQEADAYLGRVRVVMKDGRVFEDAASTNFGRGPKNPMSDAELRDKFTDCATPILGEAEAGAAYDAILSLADNDRLDAVLAMISGKGV; this is translated from the coding sequence ATGAGTTTTGCACGCGAACTGTCCCGCCGGGCGCTGTCGATCAGGCTGAAGACCGCGCCGGCCGAGGCCGCTCATATCGGCCGCCGCGCCCTTGCCGATACGGTCGGCGTGGCGCTGGCGGGGGCGAACGCCCCTTATCTGGACGCGCTGGAGGCGGTGCTGGACACTGACAACGCGCCCGGCCAGGCCACGCTGTGGGGGCGGGGTGGCCGCCGAGCCTCGGTCTTGCATGCCGCGCTGGTCAACGGCACGGCCGCCCATGCGCTGGATTTCGACGACTGCTCGACCACGATGGGGGGCCACCCTTCGGCACCGGTGGTGCCGGTGGTGCTGGCGCTGGCCGAACTGACCGGCGCCAAGGCGGGCAAGGTGATCGAGGCCTGGATGACCGGGGTCGAGGTCGAGACGCGGCTGGCCCGCGGGCTGCTGCCGCATCACTACGAAAAGGGCTGGCACCCGACCGCGACCTTGGGCGTGTTCGGTGCCGCCGCCGCCGCCGGGCGCATGTTCGATTTCGACGAAGAGCGGATGACCACCGCACTGGCGGTCACTGTGTCCATGGCCTCGGGGCTGAAGTCGAATTTCGGCACACCGGTCAAGCCGCTGCATGTGGGCCAGGCGGCGCATAACGCGATCATGGCGGCGCTGGTCACCCAGCGCGGCATGACCGCGAACCCGGAGGCGTTCGAACACAATTACGGTTTCTTCAACCTGTTCAACGGCGCGGGCACCTTTGACGCCGACTCGATCCTGGACGGCTGGGACGGCCCGATGGAGGTGCTGGACCCCGGCATCGCCATCAAGCAGCATCCCTGCTGCGGCTCGGCCCATTCCGCCATAGACGCGGCGCTGCGCATCGTCGCGCGCGAAGGGTTGCTGGCGGCGGATGCCATCGAGCGCATCGAGACCAGCACCCATGAACGCCGCCTGGCGCATACCAGCCGGCCCGAGCCGCGTTCGGGCCTGGACGCCAAGTTCAGCGTTCAGTTCCTGACAGCCAAGGCGCTGACGACCGGGCGCATCCGTTTGGCCGATTTCGACGACGCAAGCTTCCTGACCCCGGACTTGGCCGGGCTGCTGACGCGCGTCGCCTCGACCGGGCATCAAGAGGCCGATGCCTATCTGGGCCGGGTCCGCGTGGTGATGAAGGATGGCCGGGTGTTCGAGGACGCCGCCTCGACCAATTTCGGGCGCGGCCCGAAAAATCCGATGTCGGACGCCGAGTTGCGCGACAAGTTCACGGATTGTGCGACGCCCATACTGGGCGAGGCAGAGGCGGGCGCGGCCTATGATGCGATCCTGTCGCTGGCAGACAACGACCGGCTGGACGCGGTTCTGGCCATGATCTCGGGCAAGGGAGTCTAG
- a CDS encoding MmgE/PrpD family protein → MSLSRELAKRVVALDPARFDPEAVKWARNAIADMIGCTLLGAPTETAEASLMPGIYGPGPCLLLGRKERLGMLDAAFVNGTAGHALDYDDTSKSLSGHPTVIIIPGLLALAEATGASGKDLTDAYIIGVEAATRFARGVNFQHYEKGWHPTATLGIFGAAVAASVLLKSDEAQIASAISISASLASGIKANFGTSTKPLHAGIAARNGLFAALMAARGVNGSPVALEHPQGFLEVFNGAGNYDADRMLVNWAEPLDLLAPGISIKKYPCVYSVHGAIDAAIQLHDGPVADSTAVADVLVRMHPRRLLPHVRNPATSALNAKFSLPYSVSRGLVNGAVLLEHFEDAALNDPEVTRVMGLIRMEPHDDDANDYGAEVVVTLRDGTLLRQSVAAPLGRGPETPLPQEMLEAKFADCARRTLTDDGAATIFALLMRLDALPRATDLTDAIEAATR, encoded by the coding sequence ATGTCCCTGTCACGCGAACTTGCGAAGCGCGTCGTCGCGCTGGACCCGGCCCGCTTTGACCCCGAGGCGGTCAAATGGGCGCGCAACGCCATCGCCGACATGATCGGCTGCACGCTGCTCGGCGCGCCGACCGAGACGGCCGAGGCCTCGCTGATGCCCGGGATCTACGGCCCCGGCCCCTGCCTGCTTCTGGGCCGCAAGGAACGGCTGGGCATGCTGGACGCGGCCTTCGTGAATGGCACGGCCGGCCATGCGCTGGATTACGACGACACCTCGAAATCGCTGTCGGGCCATCCGACGGTCATCATCATCCCCGGCCTACTGGCCCTGGCCGAGGCGACGGGCGCATCCGGCAAGGATCTGACCGACGCCTATATCATCGGGGTCGAGGCCGCGACGCGTTTCGCGCGCGGCGTCAACTTCCAGCATTACGAAAAGGGCTGGCATCCGACGGCGACGCTGGGGATCTTCGGCGCGGCGGTCGCGGCCTCGGTCCTGCTGAAGTCGGACGAGGCGCAGATCGCCAGCGCCATCTCGATCTCGGCCTCGCTCGCCTCGGGGATCAAGGCGAATTTCGGCACCTCGACCAAGCCGCTGCACGCCGGGATCGCGGCGAGGAACGGGCTGTTCGCGGCGCTGATGGCGGCGAGGGGCGTCAACGGATCGCCCGTCGCACTGGAGCATCCGCAGGGCTTCCTCGAGGTCTTCAACGGCGCCGGCAATTACGATGCCGACCGCATGCTGGTGAACTGGGCCGAGCCGCTGGACCTGTTGGCGCCGGGCATCTCGATCAAGAAATACCCCTGCGTCTACAGCGTCCATGGCGCCATTGACGCGGCGATTCAACTGCATGATGGCCCGGTCGCAGACAGCACCGCCGTGGCCGATGTGCTGGTGCGCATGCATCCGCGCCGCCTGCTGCCGCATGTGCGCAACCCCGCGACCAGCGCGCTGAACGCCAAGTTCTCGCTGCCCTATTCGGTGTCGCGCGGGCTGGTGAACGGCGCGGTGTTGCTGGAGCACTTCGAGGACGCCGCGCTGAACGACCCGGAAGTCACCCGCGTCATGGGCCTGATCCGCATGGAGCCGCATGACGACGACGCCAACGACTATGGCGCCGAGGTGGTCGTGACGCTGCGGGACGGTACCCTTCTGCGCCAGTCGGTTGCGGCACCGCTGGGCCGTGGCCCGGAAACCCCGCTGCCGCAAGAGATGCTCGAAGCGAAGTTCGCCGATTGCGCGCGCCGCACGCTGACCGACGACGGTGCCGCCACCATCTTTGCCCTGCTCATGCGGCTCGACGCGCTGCCGCGTGCGACCGACCTGACCGACGCCATCGAAGCCGCCACGCGCTGA
- a CDS encoding MmgE/PrpD family protein: MTSLTPRLAARAAGLTFADLSQPARDWAIRALADTLACGIAGAGEEVVRLAGSVLTAGPGASALLGRPGRLHELDAAQINGISAHALDFDDCNLEMDGHPSVSIVPALLALADRLDSTGADLLTAYVAGVEAEIRIARIANPAHAERGWHPTVTFGVIGAAVACGRLLGLSPQRMAVAMGIAASCAAGLRANSGTMTKPLHAGQANRNGLQAALLAHAGFTANPAVLEHKFGFMAAFNGAVPQDVDAALDGWGQDFALLSPGIAIKQYPCCAFIHCAIDAAAQLQSQVAPAQIETIEVVLHRKRLKNIDRPDPRDGLDAKFSTQYLTARALMAGGVGFADFEAGRVFDPATRALAARVRLVAHDEADLSLGRVGVGLADGRVLSARASVVMGRGPANPMTPAQFRAKFDDCVARTLSPDAGASLFAALMDLPRQASIRRLSRLMQPAAPLYAE, encoded by the coding sequence GTGACCTCCCTGACGCCCCGACTTGCGGCCCGCGCCGCAGGGCTGACCTTTGCCGATCTGAGCCAACCCGCCCGCGACTGGGCGATCCGCGCCCTTGCCGATACCCTCGCCTGCGGCATCGCCGGTGCCGGCGAAGAGGTGGTCCGCCTGGCGGGTTCGGTCCTGACCGCCGGTCCCGGCGCCTCGGCGCTGCTGGGGCGTCCGGGCCGGCTGCACGAGCTGGACGCCGCGCAAATCAATGGCATCTCGGCCCATGCGCTGGATTTCGACGACTGCAACCTGGAAATGGACGGCCATCCTTCGGTTTCCATCGTGCCCGCGCTGCTGGCGCTGGCGGACCGGCTGGACAGCACCGGCGCCGACCTGCTGACCGCCTATGTCGCGGGGGTCGAGGCCGAAATCCGCATCGCCCGCATCGCGAACCCCGCCCATGCCGAGCGGGGATGGCATCCGACCGTGACCTTCGGCGTCATCGGCGCGGCCGTGGCCTGCGGCCGCCTGCTGGGGCTTTCGCCGCAGCGCATGGCGGTCGCGATGGGCATCGCCGCATCCTGCGCGGCGGGGCTGCGCGCCAATTCCGGCACCATGACCAAGCCGCTGCACGCGGGCCAGGCCAACCGCAACGGCTTGCAGGCGGCGCTGCTGGCCCATGCCGGCTTTACCGCCAATCCCGCGGTGCTGGAGCATAAATTCGGCTTCATGGCCGCCTTCAACGGCGCGGTGCCTCAGGATGTCGATGCGGCGCTGGATGGCTGGGGGCAGGATTTCGCGCTGCTCTCGCCGGGCATCGCCATCAAGCAATACCCTTGCTGCGCTTTCATCCATTGCGCCATCGACGCGGCGGCCCAATTGCAGTCGCAGGTCGCGCCCGCGCAGATCGAAACCATCGAGGTGGTGCTGCATCGCAAGCGCCTGAAGAACATCGACCGCCCCGACCCCAGGGACGGGCTGGATGCGAAATTCTCGACCCAATACCTGACCGCGCGGGCGCTGATGGCCGGGGGCGTCGGCTTTGCCGATTTCGAGGCCGGGCGCGTCTTCGACCCCGCCACCCGCGCGCTGGCGGCCAGGGTCCGGCTGGTCGCGCATGACGAGGCCGACCTGTCGCTGGGCCGCGTCGGTGTGGGGCTGGCGGACGGACGGGTGCTGTCGGCGCGGGCCAGCGTCGTCATGGGGCGCGGCCCGGCCAATCCGATGACGCCCGCGCAGTTCCGCGCCAAGTTCGACGATTGCGTCGCCCGCACCCTGTCGCCCGATGCCGGCGCCTCGCTGTTCGCTGCGCTGATGGACCTGCCGCGGCAAGCCTCGATCCGGCGGCTGAGCCGGCTGATGCAGCCTGCCGCGCCCCTTTACGCAGAATGA
- a CDS encoding amino acid ABC transporter ATP-binding protein: MTRQTTTNVGADSIISMRDVSKWYGNFKVLQGVSLEVGKGERVVVCGPSGSGKSTLIRCINRLEVHQEGEIVVKGLELTDNVKNIDAIRRNIGMVFQNFNLFPHLTVLENLTLGPMLTRQMKKTDAEELAMHFLRKVRIPDQARKYPLQLSGGQQQRVAIARSLCMEPEIMLFDEPTSALDPEMIKEVLDTMIELAESGMTMIVVTHEMGFARTVADSVVFMADGAIVESGPPQEFFANPREPRTSAFLDQILKH, from the coding sequence ATGACACGACAAACCACGACGAATGTCGGTGCCGACAGCATCATCTCGATGCGAGACGTGTCGAAATGGTACGGCAATTTCAAGGTGCTGCAAGGCGTCAGCCTGGAGGTCGGCAAGGGCGAGCGGGTCGTCGTCTGCGGCCCCTCCGGCTCGGGGAAATCGACGCTGATCCGCTGCATCAACCGGCTCGAGGTGCACCAGGAAGGCGAGATCGTCGTCAAGGGGCTGGAACTGACGGACAATGTCAAGAACATCGACGCGATCCGGCGCAACATCGGCATGGTGTTCCAGAACTTCAACCTGTTCCCGCATCTGACCGTGCTGGAAAACCTGACGTTGGGCCCGATGCTGACGCGCCAGATGAAGAAAACCGACGCCGAGGAGCTGGCCATGCATTTCCTGCGCAAGGTCCGCATCCCGGATCAGGCGCGGAAATACCCGCTGCAACTGTCGGGCGGCCAGCAGCAGCGCGTCGCCATCGCGCGGTCGCTGTGCATGGAGCCCGAGATCATGCTGTTCGACGAGCCGACCAGCGCCCTTGATCCCGAAATGATCAAGGAGGTCCTGGACACCATGATCGAGCTTGCCGAAAGCGGCATGACCATGATCGTCGTCACTCACGAGATGGGCTTTGCCCGCACCGTGGCCGACAGCGTGGTCTTCATGGCGGACGGCGCCATCGTCGAAAGCGGGCCGCCGCAGGAATTCTTCGCCAACCCGCGCGAGCCGCGCACCAGCGCCTTCCTCGACCAGATCCTGAAGCACTGA
- a CDS encoding amino acid ABC transporter permease: protein MAALSPSPTTSKTYDPSARMATGDWLKRNLFGSVGQSLLTIATAAILLRVLWFVLSWGVFDAVWYTADPDVCRAASGACWAVIVEKHRPMLFGLYPYDQHWRLVIMMAVYLATVVISLWPRFWNLRFLVPLWIFAALAIGILMFGGVFGLRYVPTSEWGGLPLTMLLFTGTVLIGMPIAVLLALGRRAPLPVARGVSVVFIEALRGVPLITILFVAVNVFPLFLPAGVEVNKLLRITIGIAIFFACYQAEVIRGGLQAIPRGQYEAAASLSLSYWQTTRRIILPQALRICLPAITNHIIAAMKNTSFVIIIGLFDILTATTAVMQDPLWRQFYVEAYLFVAGVYLFFGYALSRYARQVEKWIAEGRI, encoded by the coding sequence ATGGCTGCGCTTTCCCCGTCCCCCACCACGTCCAAGACCTATGATCCTTCGGCGCGCATGGCGACCGGCGACTGGCTGAAACGGAACCTGTTCGGGTCGGTCGGCCAAAGCCTGCTGACCATCGCGACCGCCGCCATCCTGCTGCGCGTGCTGTGGTTCGTCCTGAGCTGGGGCGTGTTCGACGCGGTCTGGTATACGGCCGATCCCGATGTCTGCCGCGCCGCCAGCGGTGCCTGCTGGGCCGTGATCGTCGAGAAGCACCGGCCGATGCTGTTCGGGCTTTATCCCTACGACCAGCATTGGCGGCTGGTGATCATGATGGCGGTCTACCTGGCGACCGTGGTGATCTCGCTTTGGCCGCGCTTCTGGAACCTGCGCTTCCTGGTGCCGCTGTGGATCTTCGCGGCGCTGGCCATCGGCATCCTGATGTTCGGCGGCGTCTTCGGGCTGCGCTACGTGCCGACCTCGGAATGGGGCGGGCTGCCGCTGACCATGCTGCTGTTCACCGGGACCGTGCTGATCGGCATGCCCATCGCGGTGCTCTTGGCGCTGGGGCGCCGGGCACCGCTGCCGGTGGCGCGGGGCGTTTCTGTCGTCTTCATCGAGGCGCTGCGCGGCGTGCCGCTGATCACTATCCTGTTCGTGGCCGTGAACGTGTTCCCGCTGTTCCTGCCTGCGGGCGTCGAGGTGAACAAGCTCTTGCGCATCACCATCGGCATCGCGATCTTCTTCGCCTGCTACCAGGCCGAGGTGATCCGGGGCGGCCTGCAAGCGATCCCGCGCGGGCAATACGAGGCCGCCGCCTCGCTCAGCCTCAGCTATTGGCAGACCACGCGCCGCATCATCCTGCCGCAGGCGCTGCGCATCTGCCTGCCCGCCATCACCAACCACATCATCGCCGCGATGAAGAATACGTCCTTCGTCATCATCATCGGCCTTTTCGATATCCTGACCGCAACCACCGCCGTGATGCAGGACCCGCTGTGGCGCCAGTTCTATGTCGAGGCCTATCTGTTCGTCGCGGGCGTCTATCTGTTCTTCGGTTACGCGCTGTCACGCTATGCGCGCCAGGTCGAGAAATGGATCGCCGAGGGGCGGATCTGA
- a CDS encoding amino acid ABC transporter permease, which yields MTDATPTRGGKRPARGVKDILNSEAFRTVIYQVALAAAVALLGLYLYQNVVANLQRQSIATGFGFLGQVSQFEIGEKLIAYSPRDTYGRALLVGLLNTLTVSAAGIVVATVIGFSVGIARVSSNWLLQRIALTYVEIVRNIPVILQVIFWSAVIRNLPAPRQAVDLFGLGFISNRGLAFAVPAADPAHVWMGAAMALGIALTVIGARMARRHRENTGRYVDMLWPGIGLILGLPLLVWLALGAPHVISFPERKGFSFTGGASISPEFVGLMLGISLYSSGFIAEIVRAGIQATPKGQVEAARSISLRPRFILRHVVLPQALRVIVPPLTSQYVSLIKNSSIAVVVGYPDLVNIGNTVMNQTGQAVEAIAVMMLVYLIISLVTSTLMNVYNRLVAIKER from the coding sequence ATGACTGATGCCACTCCGACCAGAGGCGGGAAGCGTCCCGCCAGGGGTGTGAAGGACATCCTGAACAGCGAAGCCTTCCGCACCGTGATCTATCAGGTCGCGCTGGCCGCTGCCGTCGCCCTTCTTGGCCTTTATCTCTACCAGAACGTGGTCGCGAACCTGCAACGCCAGAGCATTGCGACCGGCTTCGGCTTCCTCGGCCAGGTATCGCAGTTCGAGATCGGCGAGAAGCTGATCGCCTACAGCCCACGCGACACCTATGGCCGGGCGCTGCTGGTCGGGCTGCTGAACACGCTGACCGTCTCGGCCGCGGGCATCGTCGTCGCCACCGTCATCGGCTTTTCGGTGGGCATCGCACGGGTGTCCAGCAACTGGCTGCTGCAACGCATCGCGCTGACCTATGTCGAGATCGTGCGCAACATCCCGGTGATCCTGCAGGTGATCTTCTGGTCCGCGGTGATCCGCAACCTGCCGGCGCCGCGCCAGGCGGTCGATCTGTTCGGGCTGGGCTTCATCAGCAACCGCGGTCTGGCCTTCGCCGTTCCGGCCGCCGATCCCGCGCATGTCTGGATGGGGGCCGCCATGGCGCTGGGCATCGCGCTGACCGTGATCGGCGCCCGCATGGCTAGGCGACACCGCGAGAACACCGGTAGATATGTCGACATGCTGTGGCCCGGCATCGGCCTGATCCTGGGCCTGCCGCTGCTGGTCTGGCTGGCCCTGGGTGCGCCCCATGTCATCAGCTTCCCCGAACGCAAGGGCTTTAGCTTCACCGGCGGCGCCTCGATCAGCCCCGAGTTCGTCGGGCTGATGCTGGGCATCTCGCTCTATTCCTCGGGCTTCATCGCGGAAATCGTCCGCGCCGGCATCCAGGCCACGCCCAAGGGCCAGGTCGAGGCCGCACGCTCGATCTCGCTGCGGCCGCGCTTCATCCTGCGCCATGTCGTGTTGCCGCAGGCGCTGCGGGTGATCGTGCCGCCGCTGACCAGCCAATATGTCAGCCTGATCAAGAACAGCTCTATCGCGGTCGTCGTCGGCTATCCCGACCTGGTGAACATCGGCAACACCGTGATGAACCAGACCGGGCAGGCGGTCGAGGCCATTGCCGTGATGATGCTGGTCTACCTGATCATCAGCCTTGTCACCTCGACCCTGATGAACGTCTACAACCGCCTCGTGGCGATCAAGGAGCGGTAG